Proteins encoded within one genomic window of Saccharopolyspora pogona:
- a CDS encoding alpha-hydroxy-acid oxidizing protein produces the protein MTGFAEYQREIVQLGEDGESLPFTTDLAALEDAVRAKVPAGPYWYVAGGAGTGATVRANRAAFERWRILPRMLRNADRRDLSTTVLGMHLPAPVLLAPVGVQSILHPESELASTRAAAELGLPSVLSSSSSRTLEEVASAGCDAPRWMQLYWSSDREICASILDRGKRAGFSALVVTVDTWTRGWRPHEMDRGYYPAEQGIGMAIPFSDPVFRSRLARPPEEDLSAALQVWQRMPTDAGKSWQQFSFLRDHWSGPIMVKGILHPDDARHAVARGADGIVVSNHGGRQVDGAVGALEMLPEVVDAVGAEVDVLFDSGIRTGSDVIKALALGAKAVLVGRPYAYGLAQAGEAGVRHVLRSLLADIDITLGLVGYRSPAELDRDALR, from the coding sequence ATGACGGGATTCGCTGAGTATCAGCGCGAAATCGTCCAACTCGGCGAAGATGGAGAATCGCTTCCTTTTACGACCGATCTGGCCGCGCTGGAGGACGCTGTTCGAGCCAAGGTGCCAGCCGGACCGTACTGGTACGTGGCAGGCGGTGCCGGGACGGGTGCCACTGTTCGCGCCAACCGCGCGGCGTTCGAGCGTTGGCGGATCCTGCCAAGGATGCTCCGAAACGCCGACCGCAGAGACCTGAGCACCACGGTGCTCGGCATGCACCTGCCTGCCCCGGTGCTGCTGGCACCCGTCGGTGTTCAATCCATACTGCACCCGGAGTCGGAACTCGCGAGCACACGTGCGGCCGCAGAACTGGGTCTTCCATCGGTGCTCTCCTCGTCATCGTCGCGGACTCTCGAAGAGGTCGCTTCCGCCGGTTGTGACGCGCCGAGGTGGATGCAGTTGTACTGGTCGAGCGACCGCGAGATCTGCGCCAGCATCCTCGACCGCGGCAAGCGCGCCGGCTTCTCCGCCCTGGTGGTCACCGTGGACACCTGGACCCGGGGCTGGCGACCTCACGAAATGGACAGGGGCTACTACCCGGCTGAGCAAGGAATCGGCATGGCGATCCCATTTTCCGATCCTGTTTTCCGATCCAGGCTCGCCAGGCCGCCGGAAGAGGATCTCTCCGCGGCACTCCAGGTGTGGCAGCGCATGCCCACTGATGCCGGCAAGAGCTGGCAGCAGTTCTCCTTCCTGCGCGATCACTGGTCCGGCCCGATCATGGTGAAAGGAATCCTGCATCCCGACGACGCGCGCCATGCTGTGGCGCGCGGGGCCGACGGGATCGTCGTCTCCAACCACGGAGGACGCCAGGTCGACGGTGCCGTAGGTGCGTTGGAAATGCTCCCCGAGGTCGTCGACGCGGTCGGCGCGGAGGTAGACGTATTGTTTGACTCCGGAATCCGGACCGGTTCCGATGTCATCAAAGCCCTTGCCCTGGGAGCGAAAGCCGTGCTCGTCGGCCGACCCTACGCGTACGGGCTCGCTCAAGCGGGCGAGGCGGGCGTGCGCCACGTGCTGCGCAGCCTGCTCGCGGACATCGACATCACGCTCGGGCTTGTCGGGTACCGCAGCCCGGCTGAGCTCGACCGAGATGCGCTGCGCTGA
- the pqqD gene encoding pyrroloquinoline quinone biosynthesis peptide chaperone PqqD has product MSTALQPSSQPKLASHVRLGFDRARKQYMLQVPESATVLNLTGATTLHLCDGRRTVAEIVEKLRDRYDHVADEDVANFLARLVANRWVELDGD; this is encoded by the coding sequence ATGAGCACAGCACTACAACCATCGAGCCAGCCCAAATTGGCCTCGCACGTGCGCTTGGGCTTCGACCGGGCGCGGAAGCAGTACATGTTGCAGGTGCCCGAATCTGCGACGGTGCTGAACCTGACCGGCGCGACCACCCTGCACCTGTGCGACGGACGGCGCACGGTCGCCGAGATCGTGGAGAAGCTGCGCGACCGCTACGACCACGTGGCCGACGAGGACGTGGCGAACTTCCTCGCCCGCCTCGTCGCCAATCGGTGGGTGGAACTCGACGGTGACTGA
- a CDS encoding archease, whose product MNGFRFLPHTADIRFEAWGSTREECLAAAARALVAAFAEVAVDGPESTRTVEFDGTDEQLLLAVLDEIIYLLDAEGTVPLGIRVRPRATGIALELATVAVARAEIIGAAPKAVSLNELQIEHDSRGWHCAATIDV is encoded by the coding sequence ATGAACGGGTTCCGCTTCCTGCCGCACACCGCCGACATCCGGTTCGAAGCGTGGGGTTCGACGCGCGAGGAATGCCTGGCAGCCGCGGCCCGCGCGTTGGTGGCCGCTTTCGCCGAGGTCGCGGTGGATGGGCCGGAAAGCACCAGAACCGTCGAATTCGACGGCACCGACGAGCAACTCCTGCTCGCGGTGCTCGACGAGATCATCTACCTGCTGGACGCGGAAGGCACCGTACCGCTGGGCATCCGCGTCCGGCCGCGCGCCACCGGCATCGCGCTCGAACTCGCCACCGTCGCGGTGGCACGCGCCGAGATCATCGGTGCCGCGCCCAAAGCCGTTTCGCTGAACGAACTTCAGATCGAGCACGACTCTCGCGGCTGGCACTGCGCCGCGACCATCGACGTGTGA
- a CDS encoding aminomethyl transferase family protein: MIGAWGWREVDLDQQYRAVTHGAGAFIASAMCYLEVSGSDAGALLDALSPRRVSDLPLGSARFVLFTTPAGTVDEEAVVVRTGPEEFLLSCGGGKEPGWLRRTAEFFTEVSILPSEVFSFNIKGPKRLQAVQSLVDDADRRMIADLRNFQSCQVRTLVGGQARVLRSVIGYEVWTSAEVLAAMWRQLVTERPEITPCGWELLTIYRMECRDITFGLFPVDVHIGTTLFEIGAGWMVPDDHDGRDYIGREGLLKSRGSQRLWLAGLHAADTKSGCPLVGDEVLDDSGGFLGYVTSAAPSPREGRVLAFAHLAPDCQPGAVVHAAGSRWQVSTIPFPDLPAAP; encoded by the coding sequence GTGATCGGCGCGTGGGGGTGGCGCGAGGTCGATCTGGACCAGCAGTACCGCGCGGTGACCCACGGCGCAGGCGCTTTCATCGCGTCCGCGATGTGCTACCTCGAGGTTTCGGGCAGCGACGCCGGGGCGTTGCTGGACGCACTTTCCCCACGCAGGGTGTCAGATCTGCCACTCGGTTCCGCGAGGTTCGTGCTGTTCACCACGCCCGCCGGAACGGTCGACGAGGAGGCTGTCGTCGTCCGCACCGGTCCGGAGGAGTTCCTGTTGTCCTGCGGCGGCGGAAAGGAGCCGGGCTGGCTGCGCCGCACTGCCGAATTCTTCACCGAAGTCAGCATCCTGCCCAGCGAAGTCTTCAGCTTCAACATCAAGGGGCCCAAGCGCCTGCAAGCGGTGCAGAGCCTCGTCGACGATGCAGACCGGCGTATGATCGCCGACCTGCGCAACTTCCAGTCCTGCCAGGTGCGAACGCTCGTCGGTGGCCAGGCCCGAGTGCTCAGGAGCGTCATCGGTTACGAGGTCTGGACGTCCGCAGAAGTGCTGGCCGCGATGTGGCGCCAGCTCGTCACCGAACGGCCCGAGATCACCCCGTGCGGCTGGGAGCTGCTCACCATCTACCGAATGGAGTGCCGGGACATCACCTTCGGTCTCTTCCCGGTAGACGTGCACATCGGCACCACCCTGTTCGAGATCGGAGCGGGCTGGATGGTGCCCGACGACCACGACGGCCGCGACTACATCGGTCGCGAGGGGTTGCTGAAAAGCCGCGGTTCGCAACGGCTGTGGCTGGCCGGTTTGCACGCTGCCGACACGAAGTCCGGCTGCCCGCTGGTGGGTGACGAGGTGCTCGACGACAGCGGCGGCTTCCTGGGATACGTCACGTCAGCCGCACCTTCTCCGCGGGAAGGCCGCGTGCTGGCGTTCGCCCACCTGGCACCGGACTGCCAGCCGGGTGCGGTCGTGCACGCAGCCGGCTCACGCTGGCAGGTCAGCACCATTCCGTTCCCAGACCTCCCGGCCGCGCCTTAG
- the dctA gene encoding C4-dicarboxylate transporter DctA — MAQPTSPVQRGRVSRVLSSLFVQVLIAAVLGIAVGHFWPDFGGALKPIGDGFIRLIKMVIAPLIFCVVVVGIAKAGDMRSVGRIGLKALIYFEVVTTAALALGLIAGNVIQPGAGLNVDPATLDASGVTAKTHGEQMPGPAQFVLHMIPESAVAAFADNELLQVLLLAVLFAAGLLHIGIGRAPQVFAFIEQTGEIIFKIIGFVMRLAPIAVFGSMAYLIGQYGLSSLSTYATLIGACYGAALLFCVVLSVLLKAFTGLSLLRFLRYTREEFALAVGTASSEVVMPRIMEKLERAGCRKEAVGLVIPTGYSFNLDGASIYLSLATLFMAQAVGVDLTIGQQITVVLVLILTSKGMAGIPGSAFIALSATASAVGVIPVAAVALMLGADRIMDTMRVVTNLLGNCVATFIVSKWDGALDRDRARATLADPASAPPLPREEDAPAKA; from the coding sequence ATGGCTCAGCCGACGTCGCCGGTCCAGCGCGGCCGCGTGTCAAGGGTGCTGTCCTCGCTGTTCGTCCAGGTCCTCATCGCGGCCGTCCTCGGCATCGCCGTCGGGCACTTCTGGCCCGACTTCGGCGGTGCCCTCAAGCCGATCGGCGACGGGTTCATCCGGCTGATCAAGATGGTGATCGCGCCGCTGATCTTCTGCGTGGTCGTGGTCGGCATCGCCAAGGCCGGCGACATGCGGTCGGTCGGGCGGATCGGGCTCAAGGCGCTGATCTACTTCGAGGTCGTCACAACCGCCGCCCTCGCGCTCGGCCTCATCGCCGGGAACGTCATCCAGCCCGGCGCAGGGCTCAATGTCGATCCGGCGACGCTGGACGCCTCCGGCGTGACCGCCAAGACCCACGGCGAGCAGATGCCCGGCCCGGCTCAGTTCGTGCTGCACATGATCCCGGAAAGCGCGGTGGCGGCCTTCGCCGACAACGAACTGCTGCAGGTGCTGCTGCTGGCGGTGCTGTTCGCGGCCGGGCTGCTGCACATCGGCATCGGGCGCGCGCCACAGGTCTTCGCCTTCATCGAGCAGACCGGCGAGATCATCTTCAAGATCATCGGCTTCGTGATGCGGCTGGCCCCGATCGCGGTGTTCGGTTCGATGGCGTACCTCATCGGCCAGTACGGGCTGTCCTCGCTGAGCACCTACGCCACCCTCATCGGCGCCTGCTACGGCGCGGCGCTGCTGTTCTGCGTCGTGCTCAGCGTGCTGCTCAAGGCGTTCACCGGGCTGAGCCTCCTGCGGTTCCTCCGCTACACGCGCGAGGAGTTCGCGCTCGCCGTGGGCACCGCGTCCAGCGAGGTCGTGATGCCGCGGATCATGGAAAAGCTCGAACGCGCGGGCTGCCGCAAGGAAGCGGTCGGGCTGGTCATCCCGACCGGGTACTCGTTCAACCTCGACGGCGCGTCCATCTACCTGTCGCTGGCGACGCTGTTCATGGCCCAGGCCGTCGGCGTGGACCTCACCATCGGGCAGCAGATCACCGTGGTGCTGGTGTTGATCCTCACCTCCAAGGGCATGGCCGGAATCCCCGGTTCGGCGTTCATCGCCCTGTCCGCCACGGCCTCCGCGGTCGGCGTCATACCGGTCGCCGCGGTCGCGCTGATGCTCGGCGCCGACCGGATCATGGACACCATGCGGGTCGTCACCAACCTGCTGGGCAACTGCGTGGCGACGTTCATCGTGTCCAAGTGGGACGGAGCACTGGACCGCGACCGGGCCCGAGCCACCCTCGCCGACCCGGCGTCCGCTCCCCCGCTCCCCCGCGAGGAGGACGCGCCCGCCAAGGCCTGA
- a CDS encoding RtcB family protein, with amino-acid sequence MELVEETPYRFRIEQHGAMRVPGVVFASRRLLPPKGDGALDQVVNVAALPGIVGASYAMPDMHWGYGFPIGGVAATDVRAGGVVSPGGVGFDISCGVRLLAAELDRPDFRRVAERIMDGLSRATPRGAGRGAVWELPREGLDRLLEKGCHYAVARGRGTPRDLERCEDGGAVADAEPGRVSARARDRGLGQIGSLGSGNHFLEVQAVAEIYDEGVAGAFGLRLDQLCVMIHCGSRGLGHQICTDHVRSMDESMADYGLTVPDRQLACTPVDSPAGRAYLGAMAAAANYARANRHVLGVAAGEVLRKVTGCGLDLVYDISHNLAKIETHEVEGQRRTLCVHRKGATRALPPGHPELPPGLREAGQPVLIPGSMGTASYVLTGVPTGDAFFSTCHGAGRTQSRHQAIRTTDPRRLRRDLEHDGIVVRGSSARGLAEEAPTAYKDVDAVVAVAEGAGLCRRIARLVPLGVVKG; translated from the coding sequence GTGGAGCTCGTCGAGGAAACGCCGTACCGGTTCCGGATCGAACAGCACGGCGCGATGCGTGTGCCGGGGGTGGTGTTCGCGTCGCGGCGACTGCTGCCGCCGAAGGGCGACGGCGCGCTCGACCAGGTCGTCAACGTCGCCGCCCTGCCCGGCATCGTCGGCGCGTCGTACGCCATGCCGGACATGCACTGGGGCTACGGATTCCCGATCGGCGGCGTCGCGGCGACCGACGTCCGCGCCGGCGGTGTCGTCTCACCGGGTGGCGTCGGTTTCGACATCTCCTGCGGGGTGCGGCTGCTGGCCGCCGAGCTGGACCGGCCGGACTTCCGCCGAGTCGCCGAGCGGATCATGGACGGGCTCAGCCGGGCCACGCCGCGCGGGGCGGGCCGGGGCGCGGTGTGGGAGTTGCCCCGCGAGGGCCTCGACCGGTTACTGGAAAAGGGGTGCCACTACGCCGTCGCGCGCGGGCGCGGCACGCCGCGCGACCTGGAACGCTGCGAGGACGGCGGCGCGGTGGCCGACGCGGAGCCGGGTCGGGTCAGCGCCCGCGCGCGGGACCGAGGGCTCGGGCAGATCGGCAGCCTCGGGTCCGGCAACCACTTCCTGGAGGTCCAGGCGGTCGCCGAGATCTACGACGAGGGCGTCGCCGGGGCCTTCGGGCTCCGCCTCGACCAGCTGTGCGTGATGATCCACTGCGGTTCCCGCGGGCTCGGCCACCAGATCTGCACCGACCACGTGCGCAGCATGGACGAGAGCATGGCCGATTACGGCCTGACCGTCCCGGATCGCCAGTTGGCGTGCACGCCGGTCGATTCGCCGGCGGGTCGCGCTTACCTCGGCGCGATGGCCGCAGCGGCGAACTACGCCCGCGCGAACCGCCACGTGCTCGGCGTCGCCGCCGGCGAGGTGCTGCGGAAGGTGACCGGCTGCGGGCTCGACCTCGTCTACGACATCTCGCACAATCTCGCCAAGATCGAGACGCACGAGGTGGAGGGCCAGCGGCGAACGCTGTGCGTGCACCGCAAGGGAGCCACGCGCGCGCTGCCGCCCGGGCACCCGGAACTGCCGCCGGGCCTGCGGGAAGCCGGGCAGCCGGTGCTGATCCCCGGTTCGATGGGTACGGCGTCCTATGTGCTCACCGGCGTGCCGACCGGTGATGCGTTCTTCTCGACGTGTCACGGCGCCGGACGCACGCAGAGCCGACACCAGGCGATCCGCACGACCGATCCCCGCCGCCTGCGCCGGGACCTCGAGCACGACGGCATTGTCGTCCGCGGTAGTTCCGCTCGCGGGCTCGCCGAGGAGGCGCCGACCGCCTACAAGGACGTCGACGCCGTCGTCGCCGTCGCCGAAGGAGCCGGGCTGTGCCGCCGCATCGCCAGGCTCGTGCCGCTGGGCGTGGTGAAGGGTTGA
- a CDS encoding beta/alpha barrel domain-containing protein produces MNFPVSLVDCTLREVEYETHLTLAESVQIAAELSDAGVHYLEIADKGAPSWADLEIEEYVGAVAQAAPRSTVAIMVYPGASLETIARAVAAGAGCVRLAANITDAADILPLAAGVKELGVQLITFNAMKTYAVLPAEAVRIAEDARAAGVDVFYTADSAGCMLPGEVIGLLRLLRDRGIATGFHGHDNTALAVANSLAALDAGAVMVDGTLRGAGRSAGNAQLEVLVKAAQRGGFLSGVDGDLLAGKSEEHVAGRRLRDRGVSYLDIAIGEGRFHTERLALAREVAESCGVPLPDLVREVGRRDPVRPSRELMEAAAEDLCASRAG; encoded by the coding sequence TTGAACTTTCCCGTCAGCCTCGTCGACTGCACGTTGCGTGAAGTCGAGTACGAAACCCACCTCACCCTCGCCGAGTCCGTCCAAATCGCGGCGGAGCTCTCCGATGCCGGGGTGCACTACCTCGAGATTGCCGACAAGGGCGCTCCGTCCTGGGCCGATCTGGAGATCGAGGAGTATGTCGGTGCGGTTGCGCAGGCGGCCCCCCGATCCACCGTGGCCATCATGGTCTACCCGGGCGCGTCCCTGGAGACCATCGCGCGGGCGGTTGCGGCCGGCGCGGGCTGCGTACGCCTGGCCGCGAACATCACCGATGCCGCGGACATTCTTCCCTTGGCCGCCGGCGTGAAGGAACTCGGTGTCCAGCTGATCACCTTCAACGCCATGAAGACCTATGCGGTGCTTCCCGCCGAAGCGGTCCGCATTGCCGAGGACGCCCGCGCTGCCGGGGTGGATGTCTTCTACACGGCCGATTCCGCTGGCTGCATGCTGCCTGGAGAGGTCATTGGCCTGCTCCGGTTGTTGCGGGACCGGGGGATCGCCACCGGGTTTCATGGCCACGACAACACCGCCCTCGCCGTGGCGAATTCCCTGGCGGCGCTGGACGCCGGTGCTGTGATGGTCGATGGCACGCTTCGCGGGGCCGGCCGTAGCGCTGGCAACGCGCAGCTCGAAGTACTCGTCAAGGCCGCACAACGCGGCGGATTCCTGTCTGGTGTAGATGGTGATCTGCTGGCTGGGAAGTCCGAGGAGCACGTCGCAGGTCGTCGGTTACGGGATCGCGGAGTGTCCTATTTGGATATCGCGATCGGAGAAGGCCGCTTCCACACCGAGCGGCTGGCTCTGGCCCGCGAGGTCGCCGAGAGCTGCGGCGTGCCGCTGCCGGACTTGGTCCGGGAAGTCGGCCGCCGCGATCCGGTGCGGCCGTCGCGTGAGCTGATGGAAGCAGCCGCAGAGGACCTGTGTGCCTCGCGGGCCGGATGA
- a CDS encoding TauD/TfdA family dioxygenase gives MGRSPLSVLHRTDVNGKPVPDVLFEKAFQSLMDEHGYVHLTGMPDDFDPMAFGRRLGPLMPHHDGALVAEVRPAPTADGVYYPGSTKAFAPHTEGYDLLGLPPRYLALWCVHPPAGDGGETTLADTRPWLAGLSEQNRQHLERTKYDWTNPHGDLGVAFQHPLLDEHRGSTVVRFSVNNIVRDDTDPVAALQSVWQRLFDEQHLAISYQRNDMVIWDNWRLLHARTAFADPRRHLRRIHIAEAH, from the coding sequence ATGGGTCGTTCACCACTCAGCGTCCTCCACCGGACTGATGTCAACGGAAAACCCGTTCCCGACGTACTCTTCGAGAAGGCTTTCCAAAGCCTCATGGACGAACACGGCTACGTCCACCTGACAGGCATGCCGGATGACTTCGACCCCATGGCGTTCGGCCGTCGACTGGGTCCGCTCATGCCGCACCACGACGGTGCTCTCGTGGCCGAGGTCAGACCCGCGCCCACGGCAGACGGCGTCTACTACCCAGGCAGCACCAAAGCGTTCGCGCCGCACACCGAGGGCTATGACCTGCTAGGGCTTCCGCCGCGTTACCTGGCCCTTTGGTGCGTGCATCCCCCGGCTGGGGATGGCGGGGAAACAACTCTGGCGGACACCCGGCCGTGGCTGGCGGGGTTGTCCGAGCAGAACCGCCAGCACCTGGAGAGGACCAAGTACGACTGGACGAACCCGCACGGCGACCTCGGCGTCGCCTTCCAGCACCCTCTGCTGGACGAGCACCGCGGGAGCACGGTGGTGAGATTCTCGGTCAACAACATCGTGCGCGATGACACCGATCCCGTCGCCGCGCTGCAGTCGGTCTGGCAGCGGCTCTTCGACGAACAGCACCTAGCGATCAGCTACCAGCGCAACGACATGGTGATCTGGGACAACTGGCGCCTACTGCACGCACGCACCGCCTTCGCTGATCCACGTCGCCACCTACGCCGAATCCACATCGCCGAAGCGCATTAG
- a CDS encoding TauD/TfdA family dioxygenase, whose protein sequence is MTSVLETLTNQGWALIDSAGFTDGSDVDYRAVERIASRYGAASDRDGGQAIWPVTPRKSGSTDTFSVRAGEARFHTDAAYRAEPEQRFALFCVRPAEDGGASRLLQARKALSGIPGEMSALLRKPVWRWIPPATFGGEPDVPRPVSREDGRIRWRVDNLDVDSALRSVATDFDEHLDSHPDAAEFVLGTDSVLICDNERVLHGRTWFSDPRRLILRVRLVIR, encoded by the coding sequence ATGACCTCCGTGCTCGAAACGCTAACAAATCAAGGTTGGGCATTGATCGACAGCGCCGGTTTCACCGATGGATCCGACGTGGACTACCGGGCGGTCGAACGAATCGCGAGCCGTTACGGAGCGGCCTCGGATCGCGACGGAGGGCAGGCCATCTGGCCGGTGACACCGCGGAAGTCCGGGTCAACCGATACGTTCAGCGTGCGCGCCGGCGAGGCACGCTTCCACACCGACGCCGCCTACCGAGCGGAGCCCGAGCAGCGATTCGCACTGTTCTGCGTGCGCCCCGCCGAAGACGGCGGAGCAAGCCGTTTGCTGCAAGCCCGGAAAGCACTTTCCGGCATCCCGGGGGAGATGTCCGCTCTGCTGCGAAAACCCGTCTGGCGATGGATTCCGCCAGCCACGTTCGGCGGTGAACCCGACGTACCACGCCCGGTGTCCAGAGAGGACGGGAGGATCCGATGGCGGGTCGACAACCTCGACGTGGATTCCGCGCTGCGCTCCGTGGCGACCGACTTCGACGAACACCTGGACTCGCACCCCGACGCAGCTGAGTTCGTGCTTGGCACCGACAGCGTGCTCATCTGCGACAACGAACGCGTCCTGCACGGGCGGACGTGGTTCTCCGACCCCCGACGGCTCATCTTGCGCGTCAGGCTGGTCATCCGATGA
- a CDS encoding GtrA family protein, which translates to MRVLAAREPGALAPVAADPPRTATRDNVVGQAVLFTVVGVLATAANAVLYVLLREIFPTGASNLCSLLITTAASSMAHRHFAFAGRDEHPIRMHLQTLAVFLFYCVSNSIALDLLGLAVEDPSSVAEAAAVAAMSIIGGTTRFVVMRLWVFSRSRARRSSWE; encoded by the coding sequence ATGAGAGTGCTGGCTGCACGGGAGCCGGGGGCGCTCGCCCCGGTCGCAGCCGATCCGCCCCGCACGGCCACGCGTGACAACGTCGTCGGCCAGGCCGTGCTGTTCACCGTCGTGGGCGTGCTCGCGACCGCGGCGAACGCCGTGCTCTACGTGCTGCTGCGGGAGATCTTCCCGACGGGTGCCTCGAACTTGTGCTCGCTGCTGATCACGACCGCGGCCAGCAGCATGGCGCACCGGCACTTCGCGTTCGCCGGCCGGGACGAGCACCCGATCCGCATGCACCTGCAGACCCTCGCGGTGTTCCTCTTCTACTGCGTCTCGAACAGCATCGCGCTGGACTTGCTCGGCCTGGCCGTCGAAGACCCCTCCAGCGTCGCGGAAGCCGCCGCGGTCGCGGCGATGAGCATCATCGGCGGCACCACGCGCTTCGTGGTGATGCGGCTCTGGGTGTTCAGCCGCTCAAGGGCTCGTCGCTCCAGCTGGGAGTAG
- a CDS encoding MFS transporter, with the protein MPAAEPGRITVRELLARPVYRRWWAAAVISRAGDILAGVTLLLLVLDRTGSGLGVAGVVIADVVPVLLFAPVAGVVVDRLPRRRIMIAADLVRMALAALLPLVGTHLGAVYAIAFALSAAAVFFNPAANSLLPALVGERELVAANSGIWTTAIVAQIALAPLAGALAAVAGYAAAFWVNAASFAISAMLLTGLAVPGHRAATSQGWARDALDGVRLLVADRLLRSLATAQLLAALSAGATSALLVVLVRERLGLGPQGFGWLLATIAVGALAGPALLTRIARGPVRPGIVFAAYGGRGLVDVLLALTTWPLLAAAALLFYGLSTSTGTITFTSLVQTHTGEAARGRVFAGFDALFQTGRLVSLLLGGVLADWLGITAVYFCGAALLLTAAASGFSPRRSAQST; encoded by the coding sequence GTGCCAGCGGCAGAACCGGGCCGGATCACGGTGCGGGAGTTGCTCGCGCGGCCCGTCTACCGGAGGTGGTGGGCCGCTGCGGTGATCTCGCGCGCCGGGGACATCCTGGCCGGGGTGACGCTGCTCCTGCTGGTCCTGGACCGCACGGGCTCGGGTCTGGGTGTGGCCGGAGTGGTGATAGCCGACGTCGTGCCGGTGCTGCTGTTCGCTCCCGTGGCCGGCGTCGTGGTCGATCGCCTGCCTCGACGCCGCATCATGATCGCAGCCGACCTCGTCCGCATGGCCCTCGCCGCGTTGCTGCCTCTGGTCGGTACCCACCTGGGAGCGGTCTATGCGATCGCGTTCGCGCTCTCGGCTGCCGCGGTGTTCTTCAACCCCGCAGCCAACAGCCTGCTACCGGCACTGGTCGGCGAACGCGAACTCGTCGCCGCCAACTCCGGCATCTGGACCACCGCGATCGTCGCCCAAATCGCGCTCGCACCGCTGGCCGGCGCGCTCGCCGCCGTGGCCGGTTACGCCGCCGCGTTCTGGGTCAACGCCGCATCGTTCGCCATCAGCGCCATGCTGCTCACCGGCTTGGCGGTTCCCGGCCACCGCGCCGCGACCTCGCAGGGTTGGGCGCGCGACGCCCTCGACGGCGTCCGACTGCTCGTCGCCGACCGGCTGCTGCGCTCACTGGCCACGGCGCAGTTGCTTGCCGCGTTGTCGGCCGGAGCCACCAGCGCTTTGCTCGTCGTCCTCGTCCGGGAACGGCTCGGTCTGGGCCCGCAGGGTTTCGGCTGGCTCTTGGCCACCATCGCCGTCGGCGCCCTCGCCGGCCCCGCCCTGCTGACCCGGATCGCGCGCGGCCCGGTCCGGCCGGGCATCGTCTTCGCTGCATACGGCGGTCGCGGCTTGGTCGACGTGCTGCTGGCCCTGACGACGTGGCCCCTGTTGGCGGCTGCGGCGCTGCTGTTCTACGGCCTGAGCACCTCGACCGGCACCATAACCTTCACCAGCCTGGTGCAAACCCACACCGGCGAGGCAGCGCGAGGGCGCGTCTTCGCCGGATTCGACGCGCTGTTCCAGACCGGCAGGTTGGTCAGCCTCCTCCTGGGCGGCGTGCTCGCCGACTGGCTCGGCATCACCGCCGTCTACTTCTGCGGGGCCGCGCTGTTGCTCACGGCAGCTGCGAGCGGGTTCAGCCCCAGACGGTCCGCGCAGTCGACTTGA
- the pqqA gene encoding pyrroloquinoline quinone precursor peptide PqqA produces MQSDTARTTLEWEPPKFEEVDWEAPDFEELACASEVTMYVSRMED; encoded by the coding sequence ATGCAATCCGATACCGCTCGGACGACTCTTGAATGGGAGCCCCCGAAGTTCGAGGAAGTCGACTGGGAAGCCCCGGACTTCGAAGAACTCGCGTGCGCGTCCGAAGTGACGATGTACGTCTCGCGGATGGAGGACTAG